Part of the Bacteroidota bacterium genome is shown below.
CAATAGGAGGTAGTAATGAGCTAGAGCCGCCTGCAATAAATGTAATACCTCCATGTAAACCACGGGGATAATTAACAGGAGTTGCCGGAGGAATACCCCCCCCCCAACTTATATTATCACCAGTTAAGATATCTACTCCTCCACCTGAAAAAACATTAACACTACCGGCTGTTAGAGTCATATAACTAACAGTAGTACCTCCAACACACATACCATATGTTGAATTTGCAGGTATAACAATTGTCAACGTATTACCTGAAATAGCAGTTACTACTCCTGTAGTAGAAAGCGTACCCGTAAATGCAGAAACCCATCCATTTTGTCCAGCACCAACAGTTCCTTGATTCCAAGTAGCCCCTGCTGACATAATAGGGGTTGGGTTATAAAGTATTTCAATGGCATTGGCAGCATTAGCACCCAAAAAACAATTAACTTCTGTAATAATTATTGGAAAGTTATTGTTGTTGCGCACATTAAATGTAATCATTGATGCTCCATTATTTTGCGTATGTGTAGTATTAATGGTTGTTTGTGCACTTACTTGAGTAGATACACAAAACAACATAACCGAAATAAGGCTAAATAAAAGTTTAAGCCGTGCATTAATGTAAAGTTTATTCATAATCATTTGTTCGTTTTAAATGTAATACGTATTACAACTTTGAAAAGTTTGTAGTTTTCGAATTTAAATTATTTTTTTTATATGTTCATTATAATGTATCTTAATATCTCCTTAAATGTAACATTTATTACTGATAAACAGGTAATAACACATAAAACCAGAAAACAAATTGGCCGTTTTTTTACACCCTATTTACAACAAAAAAGCCAACTCAAATGAGTTGGCTTTTTTGTTTCTTACTAATTGTTTTATTGATTCGCTAGTTAAACGAACGTAATTCTTATTTGTTAATAACAAATGATTTACTGTAAGTACCTTTTTCAGTAACAATTCTCATAAAGTATAAACCATTGCTTTGGCTACTCATGTCTAAACTTGTTTTGTCTTGAACAAAAGTGTTACCTTCTGTTTTTTGTACCAACTGTCCTGTTACTGTGTATACTTCTATACCTTGTATGGCTATGTTGTTTTTCATCTCCACATATACCATTCCTTTACTTGGTGATGGATACATGTTAAAGTAAGTCTCAAATACATTTTCGTATAAACCGGTGTTACATACTTGTTCTGATACGCTAACTTGACGAATAACAGTTACTGAGCGATTACCAGAAGGGTCTGTTACTACATAACTTATTGGATATACTCCCGGTACATCATTTTGTAAAGCTGATAAATCTCTGATTACATTGTTAGCTAAACCACTGTAGTATCTATCTTCTACTGTAAAGCCAGGCTCAACAAAATCACAGAAACGTAACATATTGGTAGGGTTAGTTCCCAATAGTTTAATAACAGGTAAGCTGTGTTTCACCACACTTACATTTCTGGTTACACTGTCTTTATTACCCACACAGTCTGTTACCACATAAGTTACCATAAAGGTTCCTAATGAATCGGTACGTAAGTTGCTTGGTGTAACTACCGTTACCAATGTGTTTATATGGCAATAGTTATCGCTCACACTCACACCAGGGTCATTAAATACTTCGTATACTTCTACCTCTTCTGTTTGGTTACCATTTAAGCTGATGCCCGGTTTAATATAATCACTCACCTCTACCGATGCTGTGAAAGTCACCGCTGCATTGCCTGATGAATCCGTTACATTATATACCACAAAGTACTGGCCTATATTGTTAGGGTTCACACCACTGTTAAAGGTTACACTTAAACTCTTATCATAATTATCTGTTGCAGTAATAATGTTCAATGGGTTGAATACAGAGTTAATCTGGTGTTTGTATACCAAACCTGCATATTTTTTGGTAATAACAGGAGCTGTCCTGTCTCTTACCTCAATAGTTCTGGTCATGGTTTTATTAAAGTTAAATGCATCTGTAATGCTATAAGTCATCGTATAATTACCTACTTTGGTTTTATTTAAATCGGT
Proteins encoded:
- a CDS encoding immunoglobulin-like domain-containing protein, with the protein product FNSVYSVIGMFKDFNVAINKDNVKPSIALNGTNILRTEIHKTFNDPWVLAMDNIEGNVSGRVETISTVDTSNLGVYTVKYFVKDYSGNVSDTLVRTVIVELNNTGPILILTPPTVVTLEVNTDYIEPGFIALDNTGNDVRNNVIITTDLNKTKVGNYTMTYSITDAFNFNKTMTRTIEVRDRTAPVITKKYAGLVYKHQINSVFNPLNIITATDNYDKSLSVTFNSGVNPNNIGQYFVVYNVTDSSGNAAVTFTASVEVSDYIKPGISLNGNQTEEVEVYEVFNDPGVSVSDNYCHINTLVTVVTPSNLRTDSLGTFMVTYVVTDCVGNKDSVTRNVSVVKHSLPVIKLLGTNPTNMLRFCDFVEPGFTVEDRYYSGLANNVIRDLSALQNDVPGVYPISYVVTDPSGNRSVTVIRQVSVSEQVCNTGLYENVFETYFNMYPSPSKGMVYVEMKNNIAIQGIEVYTVTGQLVQKTEGNTFVQDKTSLDMSSQSNGLYFMRIVTEKGTYSKSFVINK